The following are encoded together in the Deltaproteobacteria bacterium genome:
- a CDS encoding tRNA (adenine-N1)-methyltransferase has protein sequence MNSNYRRGPLAADEPVVLLDRKDREYLSRLDQRRPIAIRGGKIAVEDIIGRDEGCVVKSSYNEPFLVFRPSLPQLIPNLPRTAQVIYPKDLGPILIWADLFPGARVVEAGVGAGALSMALLRAIGPEGQLFSYELREDFAELAQKNVSRYFGPAPNWKVTLGDVATAIDVGDVDRVMLDLPEPWHVVEPAYMALRPGGILLCYLPTVIQVKSLVDALRDDKRFACIETSETLMRFWHIKGMSVRPQHRMVAHTGFLTTARRLADGEKDIPRAP, from the coding sequence ATGAACAGCAATTATCGCAGAGGTCCCCTAGCCGCCGACGAACCGGTCGTCTTGCTCGATCGCAAGGACCGCGAATATTTATCGCGCCTCGATCAACGCCGGCCGATCGCCATCCGCGGCGGCAAGATTGCCGTCGAAGACATCATCGGCCGCGACGAAGGCTGCGTGGTCAAGTCGTCCTACAACGAACCGTTCTTGGTTTTTCGCCCGAGCCTGCCGCAGCTGATTCCCAACCTGCCGCGCACCGCCCAGGTAATTTATCCCAAAGATCTCGGACCGATTTTGATTTGGGCTGATCTGTTTCCCGGCGCCCGCGTGGTCGAAGCCGGCGTCGGCGCCGGCGCGCTGAGCATGGCGCTGCTCCGCGCCATCGGCCCCGAGGGACAGCTTTTTTCCTACGAGCTGCGCGAAGACTTCGCCGAGTTGGCGCAAAAAAATGTCTCACGCTATTTCGGCCCGGCGCCCAATTGGAAAGTGACCTTGGGCGATGTCGCCACCGCCATCGATGTCGGCGATGTCGATCGCGTGATGTTGGATTTGCCCGAGCCGTGGCATGTCGTCGAACCGGCTTACATGGCGCTCCGGCCCGGCGGCATCTTGCTCTGTTACCTACCGACTGTCATTCAGGTGAAAAGTTTAGTTGACGCTCTGCGCGACGATAAACGCTTTGCCTGCATCGAGACCTCTGAAACGTTGATGCGCTTCTGGCATATCAAAGGCATGAGCGTCCGCCCGCAACATCGCATGGTCGCCCACACGGGATTCTTAACCACCGCGCGGCGCTTGGCCGACGGCGAAAAAGACATTCCCCGAGCCCCCTGA